The DNA segment GCTGCAGCGGACCGACTCCgtcccccccgctccctcccgggcGGCggacgggggcggaggagggggtgctccttctccgtcccccgctctcccccgtccctccggGCACGCCCTTCCcggcccttcctttcccctcccgggGTCACCGGGGGTAACTCTTGCTTCTTTCCTGTCCCCATGTGCTTTCAGGGAGGATTCAGGTCTCTGCAGGTAACGCTCCCTCCCCGATCGTCGGCTACCCCTCGGCCCGCCTCCCGCCGAGGGTCGGGAAGCGGAGACGGGGTCCCGAGGAGGGCGCTTTCCGCGCCGCCTCTCCGGGGAGGAGGCCcgagccgccccccgccgcccccccgcgccgccgcctcccccccccccccccagggccgaGGGCCGAGGGGAGAGGAGTGCATGGTGGCGGGGGGTGGTCCCCGAGCGGCCTCTGGCCCGGGGCGGGCCGGAGCGGGTCACGTCGACCGCcaccccgccggggggggggggggcccggcgtGGCCGTCACGCGTCTGGCCTCTCTGGAGCCGGGCGTCGTCGGGGTGGTGGCCTAGCGGGCCTGGAGATCCTTTCTGGGAGACGAGGGGAAGGTTAcacgtgccgccgccgccgccgccgctgatgggggcggggggtggggagtcgACAGATCTGCGTggtggagaggcgggggctgTCGAAGAGCGTGGGATCGGGGACGGGGGCGTGTGTGTCGTCGAGCCGGAGGAGCCTCCGGGCCCAAGGGGTGTTTCCTGCGAGCCTCTGCCCCTCTCACCTGCTCCGCGACGCCGTGGCGGCCGGGCCCGAGCCCGTGACGGGGTCGCGCGTGTGTGGGTGTAGACGCGGACGCCGGGATCGGGGCGTCGTCGGGGTGACGGCTTGTGGTCTGCCGCCCATCCCCCCCGTCCCTTCGCGGTGTGCCGACCGGGCCCTCgggcctctcccccgacccccccccccccacccccccacccctgcagcaCTTCTACCCGAGCCGGGCGCAACCCCCGAGCAGCGCCGCCTCCCGAGTGCCAAgcgcggcccccgcccggcccggcccggctgccCACGTCTACCCTGCCGGCTCCCAAGTGATGATGATTCCCTCCCAGCTCTCCTACCCGGCCTCCCAGGGCACCTACTACATCCCCGGACAGGTGAGGccggggtccccgccccccccagctcccgccccctcaccctccctccctccctccctcgggtcGCCGCCCGGGCCCCGTCCTGCCCTCGGAGAGGCCGACCTGGAAGCGGTGCCCCCCGGCTGGCCACTcacaaccctccccctccccttttgtccccccgtcccccccccccaccccccaccccgtcccccccagGGGCGCTCCACTTACGTCGTCCCGACCCAGCAGTACCCCGTGCAGCCGGGAGCCCCCAGCTTCTATACCAGCGCCAGCCCCACCGAGTTCGGCACCTACGGTAAGCGGGCCGGGCTCGGGGCGGCCGAAGGGAGCGAGGGTCCGGGGAGCCGGAGGGCGATGCCCGGGTCTGGGGCCCTTCCCCCTGCGGCCAGGGCCATGTCGGCATTTGGGCCGCGAGGTTACCGCTGGGTGGGAGCCGCTGCTTAATATTTAACAggtgtggggggttggggggggcgggagcagagagagagagagactatccGGGAGGCCGGGCCCTCCTCAGCGCGGGACACGGAGGGCGGGAGCGGGAACGGCCAaagccccccaggcccggggccacgtggctcggggagggaggaggagcggggacggCGGCGGCCCGGGCTCCTCGGCGGAAACGGGACTCGGAAGTCCGTAGGCCCGCGGCGCCTCCGGCGACGGGGTGGCGTctccctccggccctcccctTGCCCGAGGAAGGCCGGGCCCCGTCGgtgaggccgggcccggcccccgccgcttctccgtctcctcccctTCCGCGATCCTCCTCTCGCTGGAACTGAGCAGGCCGGGCAGGTCAGGGAGGCCGGCCCGGGTCTGGCCCGGCCAGGATGCAGATAAagcggggtggggtgggccggCGGGCCGCCGGGTGCCACGCGGAGGCCCCTCGCCTCCCGACGCTTGCCtgggcccggctccgccccggggATCGTGTGGGTCGGGCctcggggggacggggcggcgagGCCCGGGGGGAGACCTCCCTCCCCGTCCGCGGCCCGGGACGCCTCAGCTCCCGCTCCCGGGCCTCGGTGGCTCCGGCAGGCTGGGGGgtcgcggggggcccgggggcgtgaggcccggcggcggggcgggagggtgcCTCCCGGAGACGCGCTCGTGGCAGGAATCCTTGTAAACGCGGCTCAGACTGGTTCCCCAACTTCTGCGGACGCCGcgttccccgggggcggggggaggggggcggccgggggccggacccaaccctccccctccgccccccgcccccggggcagcgtggccccccgggggcgggggcggcggcggggccccggaCGCCGACGGTCTCCCCGCCTCCTTTGCAGCGGGCGCCTACTACCCGGCGCAGGGCGTGCAGCAGTTCCCGGCCGGCGTGGCCCCCACCCCTGTCATGATGAACCAGCCGCCCCAGATGGCTCCCAAGAGGGAGCGCAAGACGGTGAGCtacgccgccggcccggcccggcccggcccgcggggagctcgggggacccgggccgggccggcccgggaGAGGGGGCCGCCTCAGGTTCACGGCGGTGGCGAGGGGGAGCCGCCGGGCCGGAGAACGGGGGACCGGCTGGGAcgccggcggcggccgggggcgggggagacccgGGACGCGGCGCGGCGGGCCGTCGGGgcggccgggggttggggggcccgggatcgagggtggggtggggtaccCGATCCGTCTCTTGGGGAACGATCCtcttccgcccccctcccccctcccccgtggcCTGGCCTGGCAGCTCCCGCTCAGCCTTCCAGCCCTGGGCGTGGTGCCCGGAACAGGGTGCCGGGGCCGGGGAAGCCGCTGAGTCACCGCGGCTCCGCCCACCGTGGGCCgggtcctgcccccgccccccccctcccccccccaccggaGCACGGGCCGCCTgggccgggagggggctgggggccggggccggggccggggggggggggtccgcggCCGGCTCCGGGGAGGCCCCGCTCCCTCGTCACCTCCCGTCGTCTTCCCCCAGATCCGGATTCGAGATCCCAATCAAGGAGGGAAAGATATCACGGAGGAGATCATGTCCGGGGCCCGGACCTCGTCCACCCCCACGCCCCCTCAGGTACAGTCGGGTCTCCGGCCCGGGGGCCCGCTccgccggctccccggccccgtccgccgccccccgcggctccccctcccctgcggcggcagggggagggaggaggagaacgacCCGAGTGGAATCCGGTCGGTGGGGGCGGGCGGAGAGCGGCAGGTGGGCGGGCGGCTCTCGGGGCGGCAGCGTCTCACTCGCAGCGTCCCGCAGGCGGGTGGAAGCCTGGAGCCGCAGGCCAACGGAGAGGCGACTCACGTAGCCGTCGTGGTCCGGCCAGGTGGGttgcggccgggggggggggggggtgcccgccggtggggggggggcgcgggagggcggggtgggggtggcacgGTCTCCGGCCTCACCTCTTTCCCCGCTCCGTGTTGCAGACGACCGGCCGCAGGGCGTCCCGGCGGGAGGCCGGGCGGGAGCCGCTCCGGAGCAGAGCCCCTCGGAGTCCCCCTCGCagacccccctgccctccccggcccgctcGCCCCCCTCGgtcatagagcaggggcctgagcccagccccccggccctggCCGGCCCCGGGGACACAGGGACGCCGGGGTCGCCGGGGGTCGCGCCGGTGACTGTGCCGGCCGAGCCGCCCGTCCCCCACGAAGCCAGGGGCCCGGCTTGCCCCTCCGCgcagccccccgctccccccgagcCGGCGGCCGGGGAGGAAGCGTCGGCCCCGAGCCCGCCGCCCGAGCCCGAGCCGCTGCCCCCCGCCGCTCTCCGGGGCCCCGGTTCCCCCCTGCCGCCTCCCGAGCCGGAGGCCGCTCCCGAGCCGAACGGCCTGTCCCCGTCCAAAGAGCCGGAACCGGAGCCCGAGCCGGAGCCGACGACTgcgtccccgcccccggcctgccccccgGAACCCGTTTTGGCCGCCCCCACAGCTCAGCCCGAGGAGCTGCCCaacggggccccctcccccccagccacgGACCCGAACCCCATCTCGGAGCCCGAGGGGCGGCCCGAGGAGCGGCCCGAGGAACCGTCCGAGGAACCGTCCGAGGAGCGGCCCGAGGAGCGGCCCGAGGAGCGGCCCGAGGAGCGGCCCGAGGAGCGGCCCGAGGAGCGGCCCGAAGAGCTTCCGGCCgcagccctccccgccccgccccccgaggctCCCCTTGCTGCCGTCCCCCCGGCCGCTCCCCCCgcccggggggaggcggaggaagaggaggaggaggaggaggaagaggaggaggaagaagaggaggaagaggaaggtggtgGTGAAGAGGAAGGCGGAGAGGcacgggaagggaaaggaggggaatcgTCTGTCCCGGAGAGCGCCCCCGTCCCGGCTCCCCCTACCCAGAATCCTGAAGAAACGGCCACAGCAGGTGAGGCGGGGGAGGGTCGGAGGGTTGGCGGGGCGGCCAGCCAcggtctctcttctcctcttcgctGATGACTCCCTGTTCGTGCCGTCGTGTCTGGGCCACTGAGGCCTGGTGATGGAGATGAGGATCTGAGGAAGGGGCCGGGTCGGGACCtgcgggagaaggggggagggcccGTAGCCACCGCCTCCTCCCGACTCTCTCCCAGTGGCAGTGTCGGTGCCAAAGAGGAAGCGGAGGATAAAGGAGTTGAACAAGAAGGAGGCCGTGGGGGATCTTCTAGATGCCTTCAAGGAGGTGAGGGGCGAGGaagagggtggcgggggaggcggaggggcgcCGGTCAGGGGAGAGCGGTGCCCGGAGCAGCTCGGGCTGGAAGCCGAGCCCTCTGGCCCCCCGCACACAGGTGAGCGAGGGGGTGTCCGAGGTGGAAAACCAGCCCCCCGCAGGCACCGTCCCCGCCGCGGAGCCCgagggtggcggcggcggcggcggcggcggcggcggcggaggagcccccgccccgcccgaggATGCCGACGAAacctgggaggagaaagaggataagATGGACAATGCCGAGAACATCCAGCCCGGAGACCAGAAGTACCAGTACAAAGAGGGTGAGCGCCGGGAcccaagggggcggggcggggcggggcggggagggagcgggcggCCGCCCGGCCGGGTGCTCTCCGGTGATGACCTCTCGTTTGTGCCACTGTGTCTGGGCCACTGATGATACCCCTTGATGGAGCTGAGGATCTGAGGGGGAGCTCGGCCAGGGGGCCGTGGCCCCGGGAGGCCGGGGTCCGGGGGCCAACCCCGCAGCTCGGTCTCTCGCTCGTCTCCAGAAAACTGGAAGCCCCTCAACCCCGAAGAGAAGAAACGTTACGACCGGGAGTTCCTGCTTGGCTTCCAGTTCATCTTCGCCAGCATGCAGAAGCCCGAGGGCCTGCCGCACATCAGCGACGTCGTGCTGGACAAGGTCGGTGAGGCCAGGagtccgggccggggcgggcccgggggaggggaagcagagctcGAGCCTttcgtcccctctccctctgcgcaGGCCAACAAGACCCCCCTGCGGCCTCTGGACCCCACCCGGTTGACGGGCATGAACTGCGGCCCCGACTTCACCCCGTCTTTTGCCAACCTCGGCCGGCCGACCCTCAGTAGCCGCGGCCCTccgaggggcgggccgggcctggggccgggcggggagctgCTGCCCCGCGGGCCGGTGAGTGGACACAGAGGGGCTGCCCGgcggtgtgggctgggctgccggtgggggggacggggcggcgaAGGCCGACGTGTGAACTGtggtcccctcccttcccctccctccctccctccgtcggaTCCAGCCGGCCGGCCTGGGCCCCCGCCGCTCTCAGCAGAGCCTCCGCAAGGAGCCGCGGAAGATCATCGCCACGGTGTCCCTGAGCGAAGACGTCAAACTGAACAAGGCCGAGAAGGCTTGGAAGCCCAGCAGCAAGCGCGGCCCCACGGAGAAGGAGCGGGGCGAGGAGGATGCCGACAGCAAGACCCAGGTACCCGTGGAGCGCGGGGGCCCTGGGGATCCAGATCCCCAACCCGTCCGGCGGGCCGCCGTGGTCCGCGTGGCCCCGTTCTCATTCCCCTCTCTGTCCGGTGTCCGCTTCGTCCCCCGTCTCCCAGGACCTGTTCCGCAGGGTGCGCTCCATCCTGAACAAGTTGACGCCCCAGATGTTCCAGCAGCTGATgcgacaggtgacggagctggccATCGACACCGAAGAGCGGCTCAAGGGGGTCATCGACCTCATCTTCGAGAAGGCCATCTCCGAGCCCAACTTCTCCGTGGCCTATGCCAACATGTGCCGCTGTCTCATGGGGGTGCGTCGGCAgttcccccgtcctcctccttccccgtccccccccttCCCGGGGTCCCCGCCGTCTCCCGGACCGGACCCCtcggacccgccccccgccccgctagCTGGCGGTGGTGGCGGCGGCAGTCGGCGCTACCGGCCTTCCCGCTTGCCATCCCCGCCCTCGCCTCGCCGGGTGCTCCCCTCACACCTCTCCCACCCTCCGACTCCTAGCTGAAAGTGCCCACGACGGACAAACCGACCGCGACTGTGAACTTCCGGAAGCTGCTGCTGAACCGGTGTCAGAAGGAGTTTGAGAAGGACAAGGACGATGACGAAGTGTTTgagaagaagcagaaggagaTGGACGAGGCCGCCACGGTGAGATCGGGGGCCTGGGCCGATcctccggccccagccccgcGAGTCGCGATggttggccgggggggggggtgttggcgGGGGCTCGGCGGTTCGATTGGACGAGGCCTCTCCCCCGCTCGGGGTCCCGGGGCCCCCCTTCCGGCCTGCCGGACCGGGGCGAGGCTTCAGCCCGTCCTATTTTGGCCTAACGTTTGTGGGGGGAGACGGGGCCGTCGCGTGTCTGTGACGCAGGCAAGTGGGTAGGCCCAAGGTACGACCCCGCTGGCAGCGCGCTGTCGCCGCTCTCCTCTCCAGCGAGGGGCCCGCGGAGCGTCTTACGACCGGCCTTTTCCTGCCCACTCTGGTCTTCCCAGGCGGAGGAGCAGGGACGGCtcaaggaggagctggaggaggcccGGGATATCGCCCGACGGCGATCCCTGGGAAACATCAAGTTCATCGGGGAGCTGTTCAAGCTGAAGATGCTGACGGAGGCCATCATGCACGACTGCGTGGTCAAGCTGCTCAAGAACCACGACGAAGAGTCCCTCGAGTGCCTCTGCCGCCTGCTCACGACCATCGGCAAGGACCTCGACTTCGAGAAGGCCAAGGTACGCGAGACTCGGGgcctgcgggggccggggccgggcggggaccgTCGTCGGGCGCCGGGCGCCGGCCGTCTCCGCTGACGAATGCTTGTTTGAGCCATCGTGTCTGGGCCACTGACACCCCGTGATGGAACTGAGGATCTGAGGAGAGgctgggccgggcgggcgggcggctttGGGAGCGTCTCGGCGGCGGGGAGCTGGTGTCTCTGATTCTTGTCTTCTCCCCGACTCCGCAGCCCCGCATGGATCAGTACTTCAACCAGATGGAAAAGATCATCAAGGAGAAGAAGACCTCATCCCGGATTCGGTTCATGCTGCAGGATGTGCTGGATCTGCGCAGGGTACAGgctccccgccgcccacccccccgCCGGGCTGTGGCCCACCATCCCCCATCTGTCCTCCCCgcctcgtccgtccgtcccccgcccACCCGCTGATCCCTGCCCGCggagcccccctcccggccccctctacCTCAGCAGCTGAGGTGTCCCCTCTTCTTCGCGCCCGTCCCTGCAGAGCAGCTGGGTCCCGCGCCGGGGGGACCAGGGCCCCAAAACCATCGACCAGATCCACAAAGAGGCCGAGCTAGAAGAGCACCGAGAGCACATCAAAGTGCAGCAGCTCATGGCCAAGGGTGGCGACAAGCGCCGGGGGCCGCCCGGACCACCTCCAGGTAGTAAATCTGCCGAGGCCGAGGGGAGCCGGCGGGCGGGTGCGTGCGTGCTGGGGGGAGGGCGCGGTGGACCCGCTCGGACCCGCTCCCCCGTCCTCCACCTCGATGGGTCTCCGCGTTCTCCCTCAGGCCGCGGTCTGATCGTGGATGACGGCGGCTGGAACACCGTCCCTATCAGCAAGGGCAGCAGGCCCATCGACACCTCCCGCCTCACCAAGATCaccaaggtggggagggtgggaggtgggaacgaagggcgggctggggggcggaTCGGCCGGGAGCCGGTGGgacgcctctcctcctcctctcctctcagcctGGCTCCATCGACTCCAACAACCAGCTGTTTGCACCCGGCGGGCGGCTGAGCTGGGGCAAGGGCAGCAGTGGCGGTAGCGGGGCCAAGGCTCCGGAGACGGGTATGGTGCCCCggagggggaggcgaggggcggaggggagccgGGAAGGAGAGGGGCCGTTGgctggccggccggccgggctgacctctctctccgtcctcctcccctctccctagcGTCCGAGTCCGGCCGCTCGGCCACCAGCACCTTGAACCGCTTTTCGGCCCTTCAGCAGGCGGCACCCGCGGAGAGCGCGGATACCCGGCGAGTGGTACAGAGGTGAGGTTCTGGCTCTCGCCGACCTCTTCGAATTCTCCTTGGCGAGCGTGTCGGCGGGCATTTCTGCTCCCAGTTCCTGTCTTTGAGCCGCCCTGGTCTAGTTAGACACAGGTTTGCCGTTcgtctcctcccccgctcccctgccGCACAAGtcgtaggtgtgtgtgtgggggggggccgCTTTGTCATTCCGTACCTCTCGAGCGTCTAGTACGCTGCACCGCACCAAGTAGGTGCTCTGCAAGTCGTAGCGAAGTGTTTACTATctcccgagcactggggtagatagaataagcgcttagtacactgcttcgcACACACCGTCCGACTGAGTGAATAGAAGTTATTCGGGTGgagcgcggtccccgtcccccacgaggtgcacagtcagagtaggagggaggacgggtattgagtccccgttttacggatccggaaaccgaggcccaaagaaacgAAGCGTCTCGCCCTAGGTCTCACGGGCGgccagcggtggggccgggatccgaacccggaccccgtgactcccaagcccctgctcgttccaccgggccgcgctgcttctctgatactcgATAAAGGCGACGACTCCtgctgccttctcctcccggacccctccctcttcacccactgcacccggggccgggggtgggggaagggaactaTGCTCATGCAtcctctagaataataataatgaaagtctttaagtgccgagccctgttctaagcgccgggatagatacaaggtcatcaggttgtcccacgtggggctcacagtcaatccccattttatagatgagatcactgaggcacagagaagttgtgacttgcaccCCCTCCCCGTCTACGAACCCGGCgttcccgtgggaccacctgggtcggggggggggggggggggctgtccgCCTGAGGAGCGGGGGTGCTCAGCGTGTTTCGTGTCTTTCTGCCAGGAGTAGCCTGAGCCGGGAGCGGGGCGAGAAGgccggagagaggggagagcggggcggggagcggggagaccgGCCGGAGCGAGCCCGGGCCCCCGTCACCAAGCGCAGCTTCAGCAAGGAgccggaggagcggagccgggaACGGCCTCTCCCTCCCGACGGGCTGCGCAAGGCGTCTAGTCTGACGGAGGACCGTGGCCGGGACCCTGGTAGGtagctggggccgggggtgggggaaggccgGGGTCCCGGGCGGAAGCTGgcgaggagcggggcgggggggtggagccGTGAGGGGCAGcccctgggccggggaggggggccggggtcggggggacggCCCAGAGCCTGAGCCTCTCCCGTGGCGTCTCCTCCCCAGCGAAGCAGGAGGCGGCCCTGCCCCCGGCAGCCCCCCAAAAGGCGGCCCTGTCAGAGGAGGAGTTAGAAAAGAAATCCAAGGCCATCATTGAGGAGTTCTTGCATCTCAATGACATGAAGGTGGGTCGAGGGGCCGGCGGCCCAGTcggccagggagggaggaggcggtggggcgggggggggcgggcgggcgggcggctgaCCGGCTGCCGCCTCCCGACCCCGCAGGAGGCCGTGCAGTGCGTGCAGGAACTGGCCTCGCCCTCCCTGCTGTTCATCTTCGTGCGGAACGGCATCGAGTCGACGCTGGAGCGCA comes from the Ornithorhynchus anatinus isolate Pmale09 chromosome 1, mOrnAna1.pri.v4, whole genome shotgun sequence genome and includes:
- the EIF4G1 gene encoding eukaryotic translation initiation factor 4 gamma 1 isoform X1, with the translated sequence MNKAPQPTGPPPAPSPGLPQPAFPPGQAAPVVFNAPQATPMNTPSQPRQGGFRSLQHFYPSRAQPPSSAASRVPSAAPARPGPAAHVYPAGSQVMMIPSQLSYPASQGTYYIPGQGRSTYVVPTQQYPVQPGAPSFYTSASPTEFGTYAGAYYPAQGVQQFPAGVAPTPVMMNQPPQMAPKRERKTIRIRDPNQGGKDITEEIMSGARTSSTPTPPQAGGSLEPQANGEATHVAVVVRPDDRPQGVPAGGRAGAAPEQSPSESPSQTPLPSPARSPPSVIEQGPEPSPPALAGPGDTGTPGSPGVAPVTVPAEPPVPHEARGPACPSAQPPAPPEPAAGEEASAPSPPPEPEPLPPAALRGPGSPLPPPEPEAAPEPNGLSPSKEPEPEPEPEPTTASPPPACPPEPVLAAPTAQPEELPNGAPSPPATDPNPISEPEGRPEERPEEPSEEPSEERPEERPEERPEERPEERPEERPEELPAAALPAPPPEAPLAAVPPAAPPARGEAEEEEEEEEEEEEEEEEEEEGGGEEEGGEAREGKGGESSVPESAPVPAPPTQNPEETATAVAVSVPKRKRRIKELNKKEAVGDLLDAFKEVSEGVSEVENQPPAGTVPAAEPEGGGGGGGGGGGGGAPAPPEDADETWEEKEDKMDNAENIQPGDQKYQYKEENWKPLNPEEKKRYDREFLLGFQFIFASMQKPEGLPHISDVVLDKANKTPLRPLDPTRLTGMNCGPDFTPSFANLGRPTLSSRGPPRGGPGLGPGGELLPRGPPAGLGPRRSQQSLRKEPRKIIATVSLSEDVKLNKAEKAWKPSSKRGPTEKERGEEDADSKTQDLFRRVRSILNKLTPQMFQQLMRQVTELAIDTEERLKGVIDLIFEKAISEPNFSVAYANMCRCLMGLKVPTTDKPTATVNFRKLLLNRCQKEFEKDKDDDEVFEKKQKEMDEAATAEEQGRLKEELEEARDIARRRSLGNIKFIGELFKLKMLTEAIMHDCVVKLLKNHDEESLECLCRLLTTIGKDLDFEKAKPRMDQYFNQMEKIIKEKKTSSRIRFMLQDVLDLRRSSWVPRRGDQGPKTIDQIHKEAELEEHREHIKVQQLMAKGGDKRRGPPGPPPGRGLIVDDGGWNTVPISKGSRPIDTSRLTKITKPGSIDSNNQLFAPGGRLSWGKGSSGGSGAKAPETASESGRSATSTLNRFSALQQAAPAESADTRRVVQRSSLSRERGEKAGERGERGGERGDRPERARAPVTKRSFSKEPEERSRERPLPPDGLRKASSLTEDRGRDPAKQEAALPPAAPQKAALSEEELEKKSKAIIEEFLHLNDMKEAVQCVQELASPSLLFIFVRNGIESTLERSTIAREHMGQLLHQLISAGHLLSAQYYQGLHEILEVAEDMEIDIPHVWLYLAELVTPMLHEGGLSMGELFREIAKPLRPLGKASPLLLEILRLLCKGVGPKKTGSLWREAELSWKEFLPEDRDVNAFIAEQKLEYTLGEEPEAPSQTELPSEELSKQLEKLLKENTNNQGVYEWIETNLSEPQVASNTLVRALMTAVCYSAIIFESPLRVDVAVLKARAKLLQKYLNDEQKELQALYALQALVVTLEQPANLLRMFFDTLYDEDVVKEEAFYGWETSKDPAEQQGKGVALKSVTAFFTWLREAEEESDHN
- the EIF4G1 gene encoding eukaryotic translation initiation factor 4 gamma 1 isoform X3, with the protein product MNKAPQPTGPPPAPSPGLPQPAFPPGQAAPVVFNAPQATPMNTPSQPRQGGFRSLQHFYPSRAQPPSSAASRVPSAAPARPGPAAHVYPAGSQVMMIPSQLSYPASQGTYYIPGQQYPVQPGAPSFYTSASPTEFGTYAGAYYPAQGVQQFPAGVAPTPVMMNQPPQMAPKRERKTIRIRDPNQGGKDITEEIMSGARTSSTPTPPQAGGSLEPQANGEATHVAVVVRPDDRPQGVPAGGRAGAAPEQSPSESPSQTPLPSPARSPPSVIEQGPEPSPPALAGPGDTGTPGSPGVAPVTVPAEPPVPHEARGPACPSAQPPAPPEPAAGEEASAPSPPPEPEPLPPAALRGPGSPLPPPEPEAAPEPNGLSPSKEPEPEPEPEPTTASPPPACPPEPVLAAPTAQPEELPNGAPSPPATDPNPISEPEGRPEERPEEPSEEPSEERPEERPEERPEERPEERPEERPEELPAAALPAPPPEAPLAAVPPAAPPARGEAEEEEEEEEEEEEEEEEEEEGGGEEEGGEAREGKGGESSVPESAPVPAPPTQNPEETATAVAVSVPKRKRRIKELNKKEAVGDLLDAFKEVSEGVSEVENQPPAGTVPAAEPEGGGGGGGGGGGGGAPAPPEDADETWEEKEDKMDNAENIQPGDQKYQYKEENWKPLNPEEKKRYDREFLLGFQFIFASMQKPEGLPHISDVVLDKANKTPLRPLDPTRLTGMNCGPDFTPSFANLGRPTLSSRGPPRGGPGLGPGGELLPRGPPAGLGPRRSQQSLRKEPRKIIATVSLSEDVKLNKAEKAWKPSSKRGPTEKERGEEDADSKTQDLFRRVRSILNKLTPQMFQQLMRQVTELAIDTEERLKGVIDLIFEKAISEPNFSVAYANMCRCLMGLKVPTTDKPTATVNFRKLLLNRCQKEFEKDKDDDEVFEKKQKEMDEAATAEEQGRLKEELEEARDIARRRSLGNIKFIGELFKLKMLTEAIMHDCVVKLLKNHDEESLECLCRLLTTIGKDLDFEKAKPRMDQYFNQMEKIIKEKKTSSRIRFMLQDVLDLRRSSWVPRRGDQGPKTIDQIHKEAELEEHREHIKVQQLMAKGGDKRRGPPGPPPGRGLIVDDGGWNTVPISKGSRPIDTSRLTKITKPGSIDSNNQLFAPGGRLSWGKGSSGGSGAKAPETASESGRSATSTLNRFSALQQAAPAESADTRRVVQRSSLSRERGEKAGERGERGGERGDRPERARAPVTKRSFSKEPEERSRERPLPPDGLRKASSLTEDRGRDPAKQEAALPPAAPQKAALSEEELEKKSKAIIEEFLHLNDMKEAVQCVQELASPSLLFIFVRNGIESTLERSTIAREHMGQLLHQLISAGHLLSAQYYQGLHEILEVAEDMEIDIPHVWLYLAELVTPMLHEGGLSMGELFREIAKPLRPLGKASPLLLEILRLLCKGVGPKKTGSLWREAELSWKEFLPEDRDVNAFIAEQKLEYTLGEEPEAPSQTELPSEELSKQLEKLLKENTNNQGVYEWIETNLSEPQVASNTLVRALMTAVCYSAIIFESPLRVDVAVLKARAKLLQKYLNDEQKELQALYALQALVVTLEQPANLLRMFFDTLYDEDVVKEEAFYGWETSKDPAEQQGKGVALKSVTAFFTWLREAEEESDHN
- the EIF4G1 gene encoding eukaryotic translation initiation factor 4 gamma 1 isoform X4, which encodes MNKAPQPTGPPPAPSPGLPQPAFPPGQAAPVVFNAPQATPMNTPSQPRQGGFRSLQHFYPSRAQPPSSAASRVPSAAPARPGPAAHVYPAGSQVMMIPSQLSYPASQGTYYIPGQYPVQPGAPSFYTSASPTEFGTYAGAYYPAQGVQQFPAGVAPTPVMMNQPPQMAPKRERKTIRIRDPNQGGKDITEEIMSGARTSSTPTPPQAGGSLEPQANGEATHVAVVVRPDDRPQGVPAGGRAGAAPEQSPSESPSQTPLPSPARSPPSVIEQGPEPSPPALAGPGDTGTPGSPGVAPVTVPAEPPVPHEARGPACPSAQPPAPPEPAAGEEASAPSPPPEPEPLPPAALRGPGSPLPPPEPEAAPEPNGLSPSKEPEPEPEPEPTTASPPPACPPEPVLAAPTAQPEELPNGAPSPPATDPNPISEPEGRPEERPEEPSEEPSEERPEERPEERPEERPEERPEERPEELPAAALPAPPPEAPLAAVPPAAPPARGEAEEEEEEEEEEEEEEEEEEEGGGEEEGGEAREGKGGESSVPESAPVPAPPTQNPEETATAVAVSVPKRKRRIKELNKKEAVGDLLDAFKEVSEGVSEVENQPPAGTVPAAEPEGGGGGGGGGGGGGAPAPPEDADETWEEKEDKMDNAENIQPGDQKYQYKEENWKPLNPEEKKRYDREFLLGFQFIFASMQKPEGLPHISDVVLDKANKTPLRPLDPTRLTGMNCGPDFTPSFANLGRPTLSSRGPPRGGPGLGPGGELLPRGPPAGLGPRRSQQSLRKEPRKIIATVSLSEDVKLNKAEKAWKPSSKRGPTEKERGEEDADSKTQDLFRRVRSILNKLTPQMFQQLMRQVTELAIDTEERLKGVIDLIFEKAISEPNFSVAYANMCRCLMGLKVPTTDKPTATVNFRKLLLNRCQKEFEKDKDDDEVFEKKQKEMDEAATAEEQGRLKEELEEARDIARRRSLGNIKFIGELFKLKMLTEAIMHDCVVKLLKNHDEESLECLCRLLTTIGKDLDFEKAKPRMDQYFNQMEKIIKEKKTSSRIRFMLQDVLDLRRSSWVPRRGDQGPKTIDQIHKEAELEEHREHIKVQQLMAKGGDKRRGPPGPPPGRGLIVDDGGWNTVPISKGSRPIDTSRLTKITKPGSIDSNNQLFAPGGRLSWGKGSSGGSGAKAPETASESGRSATSTLNRFSALQQAAPAESADTRRVVQRSSLSRERGEKAGERGERGGERGDRPERARAPVTKRSFSKEPEERSRERPLPPDGLRKASSLTEDRGRDPAKQEAALPPAAPQKAALSEEELEKKSKAIIEEFLHLNDMKEAVQCVQELASPSLLFIFVRNGIESTLERSTIAREHMGQLLHQLISAGHLLSAQYYQGLHEILEVAEDMEIDIPHVWLYLAELVTPMLHEGGLSMGELFREIAKPLRPLGKASPLLLEILRLLCKGVGPKKTGSLWREAELSWKEFLPEDRDVNAFIAEQKLEYTLGEEPEAPSQTELPSEELSKQLEKLLKENTNNQGVYEWIETNLSEPQVASNTLVRALMTAVCYSAIIFESPLRVDVAVLKARAKLLQKYLNDEQKELQALYALQALVVTLEQPANLLRMFFDTLYDEDVVKEEAFYGWETSKDPAEQQGKGVALKSVTAFFTWLREAEEESDHN